In one window of Erythrolamprus reginae isolate rEryReg1 chromosome 1, rEryReg1.hap1, whole genome shotgun sequence DNA:
- the CEP68 gene encoding centrosomal protein of 68 kDa isoform X3, translating into MRHCSRSDSYSEKQQRDMMKCFDGTKPFHGMLEFPVLPTKTPGATFLSPAARSVGNLDTDCRRQALVIPYSSTPRHSSGKKSPHFSAKMSVLPRSFSSLQPLEDTGFEPQELKKSRNVSAPGVRPLYEMPVPLYQSNLIDYEENPKLGMQKLIPARNGSVAGQMRKMSTFQADYWACAIPDSLPPSPDRQSPLWNPNKEYEDLLDYTYPLRPKYKLSKNLKDSTVHDSGIDLDSLSISPEGTFKSVSMWDQEHQTRESPTAQRLSSPFLKKLECSVPVSHCRISPHGKMALADDGIGTSGGMSPSLSPGCPEPSNSTFVIEEQCHKKRDSCLLRSKAASGNFLRSTSVLFLQKECASDDEYLALPPRLKELETLAQQLTDLSLTIKKPEQDNFPCISVNGEQHLPEVQGDSDGNESQWELYSDSFHTCNFQESDEMDVLRDRTSKHQEDEPRETASTDFLEVGCPEFLSIKEKKDHYSLAQCIKVFCCQLEELIRWLHKVAEVIDQWIPPKPDIESVKSSFQNYLEFKQDLDEHQALTESVLHEGENLLKCMSTNSPDKTYVDVEE; encoded by the exons ATGCGGCATTGTAGCAGAAGTGATTCATACTCTGAAAAGCAGCAG AGGGATATGATGAAATGCTTTGATGGAACTAAGCCATTTCACGGTATGCTGGAATTTCCAGTTCTCCCAACAAAAACTCCAGGTGCTACATTTCTTAGTCCTGCCGCCAGATCTGTTGGCAATCTTGATACTGACTGTAGGAGACAAGCACTAGTTATCCCTTATTCATCCACTCCAAGGCATTCATCAGGTAAAAAAAGCCCACATTTCAGTGCCAAAATGTCTGTATTGCCTAGAAGTTTCAGTTCCTTACAACCTCTGGAGGACACTGGTTTTGAACCCCAGGAACTGAAAAAATCAAGAAATGTTTCAGCTCCTGGGGTCCGTCCATTATATGAAATGCCTGTTCCTTTGTATCAAAGCAATCTGATTGACTATGAAGAAAATCCCAAACTGGGCATGCAGAAACTAATACCTGCAAGAAACGGTTCTGTAGCGGGGCAAATGAGAAAGATGTCTACCTTTCAGGCTGATTACTGGGCGTGTGCGATACCTGATTCTCTACCACCGTCGCCAGATCGTCAGTCCCCCCTTTGGAATCCTAATAAAGAATATGAAGACTTGCTTGATTATACTTACCCTTTACGACCAAAATACAAGCTTTCAAAAAATCTCAAAGATTCCACTGTCCATGATTCTGGAATTGATCTCGATAGCCTCTCCATTTCCCCCGAGGGTACCTTTAAGTCTGTGAGTATGTGGGACCAAGAACACCAAACTAGGGAGAGCCCTACCGCACAGAGACTTTCAAGTCCTTTCTTGAAAAAGCTTGAATGCTCTGTTCCAGTTTCTCACTGCAGAATATCACCCCATGGGAAAATGGCCCTGGCGGATGATGGAATTGGCACTTCTGGAGGGATGTCACCTAGTTTATCTCCCGGGTGCCCTGAGCCATCTAATTCCACTTTCGTAATTGAAGAGCAATGCCACAAAAAGAGAGACAGCTGCCTTTTGAGGAGCAAAGCTGCTAGCGGAAACTTCTTGCGCTCCACAAGTGTACTGTTCTTACAGAAAGAATGTGCCAGTGATGATGAATATCTCGCCTTGCCACCAAGACTCAAGGAGTTAGAGACGTTGGCGCAGCAACTAACTGATCTTTCATTGACTATAAAGAAACCTGAACAAGATAACTTCCCCTGCATCAGTGTGAATGGGGAGCAGCATCTGCCAGAGGTTCAAGGAGATAGCGATGGCAATGAGAGCCAGTGGGAATTGTATTCTGACTCTTTCCATACATGTAATTTCCAAGAATCTGATGAGATGGACGTTCTAAGGGATCGGACCAGCAAGCATCAGGAAGATGAGCCAAGAGAAACTGCTAGCACTGATTTTCTTGAAGTGGGATGCCCAGAGTTCCTTTCTAtcaaggaaaagaaggaccattACTCTCTTGCGCAGTGTATtaag GTGTTTTGCTGTCAGTTGGAAGAGCTCATTCGTTGGTTGCATAAAGTGGCAGAAGTTATAGATCAGTGGATTCCTCCCAAGCCAGACATTGAAAGTGTTAAATCATCGTTTCAAAACTACCTG